The following proteins come from a genomic window of Triticum aestivum cultivar Chinese Spring chromosome 6A, IWGSC CS RefSeq v2.1, whole genome shotgun sequence:
- the LOC123131682 gene encoding uncharacterized protein has product MPSPSLLLPLHLPPLRPRLAASSPSPRYPPPFLRTLPPLAPTPRLALPAAAARSGGGGDREGNRGAAGDRGRVIPIARCYEAGLARLEVSGAARREQAVAAAAAADGGAAAEAHLGAGSEAMVMEAFLPGAGGAASTRVILQAKEVKEKAAEIKKDFGDDIFSENEPDSESILAMALKQVVMQKLSNYRLEIFSPGSGRNIQDWSKQRKVPVDFSISSSDEKLLSALAEAIFSCVIEDTEKSYLGGTGGFFQTQKLNCSSDSTVCIHRISEAEVANNARRCLESFNLTKSSHEVGRSKNAWWPAPKYGRLAEIGGPDFILWAHEFVPSYKLQINANAFENTKLEGCHELANNRWEVPISHFQLVELGNVVDMYFEDQFTIPGKTFRSHWNAEPSKIRRNNGYLNNLFSFLAGCSVIFIVGVVAQLCWPQSLKGKRLFMGSSPTSSSQSYCSDVHSLDNSEVRGYCISVVKKIKDSCGCPGDIVVDENIGAWIGELPDCFKAINLGDNAASDDAQYSCTVIKENKNPLVSTPTEMTSHLEQNDNTQESLQNIASFQVVMSEEGKLLGFQPTSRLAVNHWAENPLAALLYEGRKLSPAFLEPRLKISRPAKVVPIELLMSVNSESFFALARPVQDPC; this is encoded by the exons ATGCCATctccgtccctcctcctcccgctccaccTGCCGCCACtccgcccgcgcctcgccgcctcctccccctccccccgctACCCGCCCCCCTTTCTCAGAACCCTACCACCGCTGGCCCCCACTCCTCGCCTCGCCCTTCCCGCcgcggcggctcgctccggcgggGGAGGTGACCGCGAGGGAAACCGGGGCGCGGCGGGGGACCGCGGGCGCGTCATCCCCATTGCGCGGTGCTACGAGGCGGGCCTCGCGCGGCTCGAGGTCTCCGGCGCCGcgcggcgggagcaggcggtcgcggccgcggcggcggccgacggtggggcggcggcggaggcgcacCTCGGCGCCGGCTCCGAGGCCATGGTCATGGAGGCCTTCCTCCCCGGAGCCGGTGGCGCCGCGTCCACTCGAGTG ATTTTGCAAGCCAAGGAAGTCAAAGAGAAGGCCGCTGAGATAAAGAAGGACTTTGGTGATGATATTTTCTCTGAAAATGAACCTGATTCCGAGAGTATCTTGGCTATGGCCCTCAAGCAAGTTGTGATGCAGAAGCTTTCAAACTATCGGCTAGAAATCTTCTCCCCAGGTTCAGGGAGGAACATCCAGGACTGGAGCAAACAACGGAAG GTTCCTGTGGATTTTAGCATCAGTTCATCGGATGAAAAACTTCTATCCGCTCTTGCTGAAGCAATTTTCTCATGTGTCATTGAGGATACCGAAAAGAGTTACCTCGGTGGCACAGGCGGGTTTTTTCAAACGCAGAAGCTGAACTGCTCATCTGATTCCACTGTTTGTATACACAGAATTTCCGAGGCAGAAGTTGCAAATAACGCTAGGAGATGCTTGGAGAGTTTTAATCTTACCAAGTCCTCTCATGAAGTGGGCAGATCAAAGAATGCATGGTGGCCAGCCCCAAAATATGGAAGGTTGGCGGAGATCGGGGGTCCTGATTTTATCCTTTGGGCCCATGAGTTCGTTCCTTCTTATAAACTGCAAATTAATGCCAATGCATTTGAGAATACGAAGCTTGAGGGCTGTCATGAGTTAGCAAATAATAGGTGGGAAGTTCCCATATCCCACTTCCAACTG GTGGAACTAGGGAATGTTGTTGACATGTATTTTGAGGATCAATTTACGATTCCTGGAAAAACTTTCCGTTCTCACTGGAATGCAGAACCATCCAAGATTAGAAGGAACAAT GGTTATTTGAACAACCTTTTTTCTTTCTTGGCTGGTTGTTCTGTTATTTTTATTGTCGGCGTCGTTGCTCAGTTATGCTGGCCTCAATCTCTTAAAGGCAAAAGGTTGTTTATGGGCAGTTCACCCACCTCATCATCACAGAGCTATTGTTCTGATGTTCATTCTCTGGATAATAGTGAG GTACGAGGTTATTGCATATCTGTTGTTAAGAAAATAAAAGATTCATGTGGTTGCCCTGGGGATATAGTGGTTGATGAAAATATTGGTGcttggattggagaactgcctgaCTGCTTCAAGGCCATCAATCTTGGCGATAATGCTGCTTCTGATGATGCTCAGTATTCCTGTACTGTTATCAAAGAAAATAAGAACCCATTGGTATCAACTCCCACCGAGATGACTTCTCATCTGGAACAAAACGATAATACCCAGGAAAGTCTGCAGAACATTGCTAGCTTTCAG GTGGTGATGTCAGAAGAAGGTAAATTGCTAGGTTTTCAGCCAACAAGCCGCCTAGCTGTGAACCATTGGGCCGAAAATCCACTAGCAGCACTGCTGTATGAGGGGCGGAAGCTTTCTCCAG CTTTTCTGGAGCCTAGGCTTAAAATTTCCCGTCCTGCTAAGGTTGTCCCAATTGAGTTGTTGATGTCGGTAAATTCAGAATCTTTTTTTGCTTTGGCGAGGCCTGTTCAAGATCCATGCTAA
- the LOC123131683 gene encoding GDSL esterase/lipase At5g45950 has product MRRPAVVAVALLLLIAWQPAPGRTAAAMDEQDEDPPARSLPPPDEQDDDPPTRSMPPPSDEQDDNPPLRSMPPPPSDEQEDNPPVRSMPPPPPSDKQEDNPSWPGLPLLPPPPPPGSMPLPPPPPAAEPAAPPTRPRRARLPPRQDDPPEPEPPELPRHRRTPKDPTPPRTVVPPQEPGWAAVPLPMAPMPAPGRPINYSTTGWTTMLVFGDSTVDPGNNNRLQTVMRANFLPYGAGFLGGRPTGRFSNGRLITDILAERLGVARSLPGFREPRLRPRQLRRGVSFASAGSGYDDATARVSNTLSFSNQVEDLWRYRRNLQRLVGPRRAGQLLRRATFVISAGTTDLFNHYLATNRSGTESWPPYENLLITRVANYTQAMRALGGRRFVFVGVPPVGCLPLVRTLLGTGAETCHENMNSMATSFNRRLGEVVRFLRNQRDIRATFVDVYPIISMATIDPKNFGLTETSRGCCGTGVIEVGQTCRGRLTCTDPSKYMYWDAVHQTERMNQIITDYVIMNSIGEIYA; this is encoded by the exons ATGAGGAGGCCGGCGGTGGTTGCGGTGGCACTGCTCCTGCTCATCGCATGGCAGCCGGCGCCGGGGAGGACGGCGGCCGCGATGGACGAGCAGGACGAGGATCCACCCGCCCGCAGCCTGCCGCCGCCGGACGAGCAGGACGACGATCCGCCCACACGAAGCATGCCGCCGCCGTCAGACGAGCAGGACGACAATCCGCCTCTGCGaagcatgccgccgccgccgtcggacgAGCAGGAGGACAATCCACCTGTGCGAAgcatgccgccaccgccgccgtcggacAAGCAGGAGGATAATCCATCCTGGCCTGGGCTTCCATtgttgccgccgccgcccccgccgggctccatgccactgccgccgccgccgccggcggcggaacCAGCAGCGCCGCCGACTCGCCCACGGCGTGCGCGGCTGCCGCCGAGGCAGGATGATCCGCCGGAACCTGAGCCGCCGGAGCTGCCTCGCCATAGGCGGACGCCGAAGGATCCGACGCCGCCACGGACGGTGGTGCCACCGCAGGAACCGGGGTGGGCCGCGGTGCCGCTGCCGATGGCACCAATGCCGGCTCCTGGGAGGCCGATCAACTACAGCACCACCGGCTGGACGACCATGCTGGTGTTCGGGGACTCGACGGTGGACCCCGGGAACAACAACCGGCTGCAGACGGTGATGAGGGCCAACTTCCTGCCGTACGGCGCGGGCTTCCTTGGCGGCAGGCCCACCGGCCGGTTCAGCAACGGCAGGCTCATCACTGACATACTCG CGGAAAGACTAGGTGTAGCGAGGAGCCTTCCAGGTTTCCGCGAGCCAAGGTTGAGGCCAAGGCAGCTCAGAAGGGGTGTGAGTTTTGCATCAGCAGGCTCCGGATACGATGATGCGACCGCCAGGGTATCG AATACACTATCATTTTCCAATCAAGTCGAGGACCTATGGCGTTACAGAAGAAACCTCCAAAGATTAGTGGGACCAAGAAGAGCTGGTCAACTTCTCAGGAGGGCTACATTCGTCATAAGTGCTGGAACAACCGATCTGTTTAACCACTATCTTGCCACAAACCGTTCAGGAACAGAGAGTTGGCCGCCGTATGAGAACCTACTGATAACACGTGTCGCTAACTATACCCAG GCAATGAGAGCACTTGGAGGAAGGAGATTTGTATTTGTTGGAGTGCCCCCAGTTGGGTGTTTACCACTTGTTAGAACCTTGCTAGGCACGGGTGCAGAAACATGCCATGAAAACATGAACTCCATGGCAACTTCATTTAACAGAAGGCTAGGCGAAGTGGTGCGCTTTCTGAGGAACCAACGAGATATCAGAGCTACTTTTGTTGATGTTTATCCGATCATAAGCATGGCGACAATAGACCCCAAAAACTTTG GGTTGACAGAGACATCAAGAGGCTGCTGTGGAACAGGGGTTATTGAAGTTGGGCAAACATGCAGAGGCCGATTAACATGCACAGATCCCAGCAAGTACATGTACTGGGATGCTGTCCACCAAACAGAGAGAATGAACCAAATCATCACTGATTACGTGATTATGAATTCAATTGGAGAAATTTATGCCTAG
- the LOC123131684 gene encoding uncharacterized protein, producing MALRRRGPPSASAPPLEDENLLGEILLRVAPLPSSLLRASLVAKQWERLAAAPAFHRRFVAHHRQPPILGVFGQQGRELVFTSLLDAPDRIPRERFSLRPGDEIDFWGLLGCRHGRVLFISTFRRALLVFDPVNGDRLCVAIPLYLERYVFGGAVVCAAGDDQGHVHGDCHSSPFKVVLVGTRENHPAIAWVYSSETGMWSNLVFTTEPCDGLIDVHFPCTLVDNVLYWWLYGHDNGILEFDLHTQTLAVTEGPSPVDINSINSRIIRGEDGGVGVAVFSYLSLKMWKREVSSQGIHTWLLQKIVVFHKIIDLTHQIKARKEAIVGYSEDAHALFIKVSCCSGPHTFIVELESMQSRKINQSFLENSYHPFADFFTAGTVRA from the exons ATGGCGCTCCGCCGCCGCGGTCCGCCGTCGGCGTCGGCGCCGCCTCTGGAGGACGAGAACCTCCTCGGCGAGATCCTCCTCCGCGTCGCCCCGCTGCCCTCCTCGCTCCTCCGCGCCTCCCTCGTCGCCAAGCAATgggagcgcctcgccgccgcgcccgcctTCCACCGCCGCTTCGTCGCCCACCACCGGCAGCCCCCCATCCTCGGCGTCTTCGGGCAGCAAGGCCGGGAGCTGGTGTTCACCTCCCTCCTCGACGCTCCCGACCGCATCCCGCGGGAGCGCTTCTCGCTGCGGCCCGGCGACGAGATCGATTTCTGGGGTCTGCTCGGGTGCCGCCATGGACGTGTCCTCTTCATCAGCACGTTTCGTCGTGCGCTCCTTGTGTTCGACCCCGTCAACGGCGACCGCCTGTGCGTGGCAATTCCGCTGTATTTGGAACGGTATGTCTTTGGTGGAGCTGTGGTCTGCGCCGCCGGCGACGACCAGGGCCACGTGCACGGAGACTGCCATTCGAGCCCCTTTAAGGTGGTCCTGGTAGGCACCAGAGAGAACCACCCAGCCATAGCCTGGGTCTACTCCTCCGAGACCGGCATGTGGAGCAATCTTGTCTTCACCACAGAACCATGCGACGGTCTGATTGACGTCCATTTCCCCTGTACCCTTGTCGACAATGTCCTTTATTGGTGGTTGTATGGGCATGACAATGGCATACTCGAGTTCGATCTGCATACCCAGACACTAGCTGTGACCGAGGGGCCTTCCCCTGTGGACATCAACTCTATCAACAGCCGGATCATCAGGGGAGAGGATGGCGGTGTTGGCGTCGCAGTATTTTCGTATCTGAGCTTGAAAATGTGGAAACGCGAGGTCAGTAGTCAGGGTATTCACACATGGCTGCTGCAGAAGATTGTTGTCTTCCACAAGATCATTGATCTTACACATCAGATCAAGGCAAGGAAGGAAGCTATAGTGGGGTACTCAGAGGATGCTCATGCGCTTTTTATAAAGGTGTCTTGCTGTTCAGGACCCCATACCTTCATTGTTGAACTTGAGTCAATGCAGTCCAGGAAAATTAATCAAAGttttttggagaattcatatcATCCGTTTGCAGATTTTTTCACTGCAG GTACTGTTCGAGCGTGA